The genome window AAGTGTGATAATTCCTGAACACTCTCCTTAATTGTTAACGATTTTGGATGAGACATAGAATTATATTTATAGTTTAGTCCAAAAGTAATAAAAAAAATCTACATGCAAAATATTGGACTATATTTTATTTATAATTGGTATAACAACTCATTTACCAACCATGTAATACAATTAGAAGCCGGCGATAGTTTATATATGTTTTCTGATGGCTATGCTGATCAATTCGGAGGAGAAAAGGGTAAAAAATTCATGGTTAAGAATCTTCAGAAAAGTATTTTAAGTACGGTTCATTTGTATATGGCGGAACAACAATATGAACTGCTTAATATATTCAAAAACTGGCAGGGAACAAATGAGCAGTTGGATGATGTTTGCCTGATTGGAATAAGAATGTAATGTTGCGGATATTATCTGACAGTGTAGGTAACAGAAGCTGTTTTCCAACCTTTATATCTCTTATAACCGTCCAGGAAGTAACGATCGTGCCGTTATAAACTATTTCACCATCACCGAAATTATAAACAATAGTATTGGTATTACTTCCCAAACATTTGAGAGTAATACTGTGGGCAGTTGAATTTATGGTTTCCTTTTTACAGGCCGCCAGGGTGATACAGATTATTAATAATACTGGTAGTTTTCGCATTCTATATCTCTCGATGGTAGATTTAAAATAATGTTTTAAGATACATATTTTATTTTGAAATGCAAAAATCTCATTAGTAACCATAACAGCTTTTGTTGTGCAGGCTCTTTTGTGATAAGCAGCAGTTTTGTGCTGGAACGTGGTGTTTGTCTATGTAAAATATAATGAAGATTAGGTTTTTTTGTAAAAGGTAACTATTTCACCAAAGTGACATGCCCCACATATTTATGTTCCCTGTAAAATACGTCAATGAGGTCAACTTTCCATACATAAACATCCTGCTGGGCAACTTCCTGACCGTGGTTAGCGCGGCCATCCCAATCCAGATTCAGGCTTTCGGTAACAAATATCAGGTTACCCCAGCGATCGAACACCATCATTCTGTATTCCCTGATGTAAGTTCCTTTTCCGTTAAAGCCATCGTTTATGCCATCGCCATTTGGTGAGAAGGCATTGGGTATATAGAAACTGTATTCAGGGTAAACGCGCAGGCAGTGTTTGATGGAATCTTTACAGGCATCATAATTTGTTACGATCTGCCAGATGCAGAATGTTCCGGTATCTTTATATGTATGTCTTGGGTTTTGTACATAATTCAATGAGTCAACGGTTGATCCGTCGCCAAAATCCCACTCCCAGCTTAATGTGCCGGTTGACTGATCTGTGAAATTAACAAGCGGGCTGAGTACACTTACCGAGTTGTGATCCATTGTGAATCCCGCTACCGGTAAACCCAATATGCTAATGTAATTTGGCTTATTAAGGATCTGCGTACAGCCTTTGTCGGTTGTTACGGTAAGTGAAACATTATACAGCCCTATCATGTTATAACAATGAGTCGGATTTTGTTGTGTCGAAGTTGTTCCGTCGCCAAAATCCCATAACCAGGAAACAATTGTAGAGCCTGCAGCCACTGTACTCTGATCGGTAAAGTCAGTGCATACATTTAAACAGCCCGCTGTATCACTCGCAATAAAATTCACTATAGGGTCCGGATACACATTAACCGTTACCATGGCCGTGTCCGAAGGTGTTCCGCAATCATCATTCCCTGTAATTGTATAGGTTGTGGTAACGCCTGGTGTAACAGTAATGCTGTTTCCTACAAAATTGCCCGGCTGCCAGGTGTAACTGTAATTCCCATTTCCGCCGGAACCCGTAACAGATACTATAAATGATGTGCCGGGACAAGCGGCCGGAGGCGGAGCATTAGCGGCAATAACCAATGGTTGTTTCACGTTCACTTTTACCGTCACCGGCAGTGAAGGACAGCCGGTGGCATCTTTAACTACCACAGTGTATGTTGTGGTTATAGTCGGATTAACTGAATAATTTTGTCCTATAAAAGCACCATTGTCCCAGGTAAATTGATATGCAGGAGTACCTCCTGACGCTGTAACGTTCAGATTCACCGTTTGTCCGATACAAACATCTGTATCGCTGGCAGAAACTATAAGATTTATTGTAGGAGCCTTAATGGATACATTGGCGGTGTCAATACAGCCGTATATATCGGTTACGGCAACGTAATAATCACCTGCACACATGTTTTGTGCGTTGACGGTTAATTGCGGTGGAACGGTGTTCCATGAATAAGTATAAGGTCCTGTACCGCCCGATACCTGTGATGAAGCTGTACCTGAACAAATGCCCAAACAATTGGTATTTGTGAAACTTCCGATCAACACATCTGGTCCGTTCGAGTTGCCCACGTTGACCAGTGTGGAATCAACGCAGCCATTAATATCTGTAACTATTACTGTGTAGTCACCTGCGGCCAGACCGCTGACTGTTGTACTTGTACTTCCGGTGGGATTCCATAGATAGTTATATGGAGGAGAAGCTCCGCTCGCACTTACTGTTGCCGTACCATCATTTATGTTACAATGAGCAGTTGAACTGCCCGGAGTTAATATAAGTGGAGTTGGTTGTGTAATAGTGATATTAGTGCTTGCAGGGCAGCCATTGGCATCCGTTACAATTATGGTATAGCCTCCTGCGCAAAGATTGCTGATACTTGCAGTGTTACCGCCGTTCGACCAGGCAAAAGAGTAGGGAAGAACACCATTGGCTGGTGTTACAACGGCCTGCCCCTCACATGAATTAAAACATTTCACCGGAGATCCTGCAACGGTAAGCAGTACAGGTCCGGGTTGACTGATAATAACTGAGTCAGCCAATTTACAGCCTTTTGAATCGGTGATAGTGTATTTATAACTTCCCGAAAATATGGGTGTGATTGTAGGAGTCACATTTCCTGTGTTCCAACTATAGGAATACCCGGGCGTTCCGCCTGAAGCGTTGAGTGTCGCGCTGCCTGTTTTTTGTCCGTAACACAATACATCTACCTTGGTGGCATTGCCTGTGATCGGCACCGGCTGTGTAATAATCACCGAATCCACTTTTATACATCCGTTATTATCATTTACCGTAACAGTATATATGCCAGCATGTATTCCGCCGATAGCTGAACCTGTGTAGCTGCCGGGCATCCAGGAATAGGTGTAAGAAGGTGTTGCTCCGTTTGCAACTACTGATGCGGTTCCGGTTGAGTCATTGTAACATATAAGATCAGTACCGGAAATACTGAGACTTAACGGTGTAGGCTCGGTTATCAGGGCAAAGCTGCTGTCAATACAATTGTTTGCATCAGTTACATAAACTCCGTATGAGCCGGGCGCTAAATTAGTTATTGATGTGGCGGTACTGCCGGTAAATGGCCACAGGAAATTATAGGGCGGAGTTCCTCCTGCTGCTGTGGCGGTTGCAGTACCATTATTGCTGCCTGTGCAGGAAGAGTTTGCAATGGTTGTTGTGATAACGATCTTCGGAGGCTGAGAGACCGAGTCAATGTATGTGAAGGGACAACCCAATGAATCGATGACATAAATTGTATAAGTGCCGGCTTTCAAATTAGAAACACTGTCGGTAAAATTAGACATAGGGGCCCAGGAGTAGAGGTAAGGTGCAGAAGATCCTGAGACAACAACTTTTGCCTGTCCGTCATTGCCGCCAAAGCAGCTTACATTTTTCTTAACGGTAAAGGCCGAATAAGGTACAGGCTGAGTGATTACTGCTGAGGTTGTTGTTGTACAGCCTTTACTGTCCGTAATATTAACCGTGTATGACCCCTGCGGTAACAACCCTGAAATGGAATCTGCTCCTCCCGCAGGTGTCCAGCTGTATGTATAAAAAGGTGTTCCGCCTGTAACCGAGGCTTTAATGTTACCATTACTTCCTCCGTTACAGAAAACATTATTTACAACAGAACCGGTTGCCGTCAATACAGGAGGTTCCGTTATAGCGACCGTATTTGTTTTTGTGCAGGACTGAGAATCTGTAACGGTAAAGTTGTACTGTCCGGCAGAAAGATTGTTTTCGACGAGAGCAGTGCCGCCTGATGACCAGCTGTATGAATAACCCGGCGTACCACCTCCGACAAGAGCGGCAACAACTCCATCACTTCCTCCAAAGCAGGAAACATTTGATTTTGTAATGGTGATCGCTATATCAGGCGGTTCTGTGACAGTTGCCGTAGCTGTGGCCGTGCATGCTTGCGCATCGGTCACAACAATTGTATAGATACCTGCGGGTATCGGGGTTGTAGCAGTTCCGCCGCCTCCTGTGGGACTCCATGAATAGGTGTAAGGTACAGAACCAGCGTTAGCTGTGGCGTTTGCGCCGCCCGTGCTTGTGCCAAAGCAAACCGCCGGAACAGCGTTGGCAATTACGTTAGGCGGCAAGGCAGTGTTGATCAGTGAAATTGTCCGCGCATCGGTACAGTTGTACGCATCGGTAACTGTTAAGGTGTAAATGCCCGATGACAGGTTGGTGGCCGTAGGACCTGTGCTGATAGAAGGACTCCATGAATAAGTATATGGAGGCATGCCGCCAAAAATGGTTACTGATATGGAGCCGTTAGGCAGGTTACATTTCGGATTGACTCTGAGTGGGGGCAAAATGAACGGAGTCGAAGAAGAGTTAATCGTAAATATTTTGGCGGTATCACAGCCTTTTGAATCGCTTACTGCCACAATGTAGGTACCGGGTATTAAACCTGTTTCGATCTGGTTGGTTCCTCCGAAACTCCAGGTAAAATTATAACCCGGTGTTCCACCGGAAGGATTAGCGGTGGCTACGTAGTTATTGTTTCCACTGCATGCACTCTTTGTAACGGAAAGTGTCACATCAACAATGGGTGGTTCGGGAACAAGGATCGAATCAATCTTAATACACCCGTTGATATTTATGTCGGTAACCGTAACTGTGTACATTCCGGGGGCAAGATTGAAAATATTCTGGTTACTGTTATTGATAGGTCCCCATTGAAAGGTGAAAGTTCCCGATCCTCCGTTGGCAGTTACAGAAGCGGATCCGTCTTTATCGCCAAAACAAGTTGCGCTCACAGCAGTGAGGTTTGTGTTTATGCCATTTGTCAATGTAATTGTAACAGAATCTTGTTTAGTACACGAGTTGGCATCGCTCGCATATACGAAGTATTTTCCGGGAAGCAGGCCTGTAAGTGTATCGTTGGCTGTAAAAACAGGCGTCCAGGAATATACATAGGGGACTGTGCCGCCGCCTGCCTGTACATAAGCCTCGCCATCTGAGTTTCCGCAAGTGGCTTGTTTGATAGAAGTATTTATTGTAACCGGTGTTGGTTGAGTGACTGCAATGGTTCTGGCTGCGATACATCCTTTGTTGTCTGTAATATTTACAGTGTAAATGCCCTGCTTTAAACCCGTGATAGTGGCAGTCGTTGAGCCGGTTACTGCCCATGAATAAGTGTATGGGGCATTTCCCCCCGAGGCTGTAACCGAAGCTGTACCTGTGCTGTCACCAAAGCATGTAACAGGGGTTTGGCTCATGGTGCCTGAAAGAAGGGGAGGCTGGGTAATGGTCACTGCGCCTATCGAATTACAGATAAGGTTGGTTGCATCAGTAACCTGTATAACATAATTTCCGGCAGAAAGTCCGCTGAGTGTAGTAGCCGTATTTCCTGATGGCACCCATGAATATATGTAGGAGCCGCTTCCTCCTGTCGCAGTTACAGTTATTTTGCCGTCATTACTTCCGTTACATGTAATGTTTGTAGTGGCAAATGAGATGGCAATTCCGTTGGGTTCGGTAACTCTTGCCGAATCACTTTTTGTACATCCTGTATTGTCGGTAACAGTTACTATATATAATCCCTTATACAATGAGTTTATGTTGGTTGATGTATTTCCGTTACTCCATAGATATGTATAAGGTGTTGTACCTCCGTTAGCAGTAACACTTGCTGATCCGATGTTTGAACCGCAGGCTGTATTCGTACGATTCATCATCAGTGTCATGCCCGAAGGTTCGGTAATAGTTACGGAGGCTGTGGCAGTACAACTGTTAATATCACTCACTGTAACAGTAAATGATCCGGGAGCAAGATTATTAAGTGTGTCACCAAGTATAGTGCCGGGATTCCATGTATAATTGTAAGGGGCAGTGCCGCCGGTAGCGGTCACAAATGCTTTACCATTGTTATATCCATTGCAGGTAATGTTTACGCCACTTGCAGCAGCTGAGAGAATTGTCGGTTGGGTAATAGTTACTGATCCTGTTGTATTACATCCGTTGTTATCCGTAACTGTAACTGCATAAATATTAGGGATTAGATTACTTATGGTTGCCGTAGTTGAAGCATCCGACCAGGTATATGTGTATACGCCTGCTCCACCGGTTACTGTAGCGGTTGCAGTACCATCACCTTTTCCAAAACACGTCACGTTTGTTGAGTTGACAGGGGAGTTTAGTGTGGCGGGTTCTGAGATAACAACAGAATCAACCAATGCACAGGCACTATTGGCAATATCTTTTATTGTTACTTTGTATTTACCTGTTGAAAGATTTATGATCGTTGCTGTGGTGGCTCCTCCGGGGCTCCATGAATAATCATAATTACCTGATCCCCCGGAGGCTGTCACGTTTGCTGTTCCGTCATTGGCCCCGTTACACGTTACATTTGTTGAATTGAGAGAAGCAGATATAGCATCCGGTTCGGTAAGTTGTATCGAACTTGTTGATGAGCATCCTTTCGTGTCAGTTACTGTAACCGTATATGAACCTTTTGAGATATTGATGATTGTGTCATTTGAGCCTGCAACGGGAGACCACTGATAGGTGTAACCTGAGTTGCCGCCGGATACATTTACAGAAGCCTTCCCATTGGTCTGTCCGCAATTGGGCTCTGCCTTACTCATGGTAAGTGAAAGTGCTGCAGGTTCATCCACAATTGTAACACTTGTGGTTGTACATCCGCTGCCGTCAGTGATAGTTACCGTGTATGGCCCTGCAGAAAGTCCTGTTACCGTGTTTCCGGTCGGAGATCCCACCATAGACCACACAAATGAATAGCTTCCTGTTCCGCCACTTGCATTGACAAGAACTTTTCCGTCATTATTTCCGAAACAGGTAATGTTAACCGAGTCGGCGGCAGCAACAAGTTGCGGCGGTTGAGTAATATTTATGGTTTCGGTTAACGTACAATTATTATTGTCGGTAAGTGTGACTGTATATGTTCCTGCGGTGCGTCCGGTTATTGAGGCTGAAGTTTGTCCGGACGACCAGCTATAGGTATAAGGTGTTGTTCCTCCTGCGGCTGTAATGCCTGCAGTTCCGTTATTCCCTGCAAAGCAGGTCACATCGGATGAAGTTTTTGTAAGGGATAAAATGACAGGCTCTGTAACACTAACGCTGCCCGTAGTTATACAACTTCCGTTGTCGCTCACAGTGACACTATAAGTGCCGGGTGAAAGTCCTGTTATTGTATCATTTACCGATCCTGCATAACTCCAGGAATAAGTATATGGCGCGGTTGCGCCCGAAGCGATCGCCCATGCCTTTGCGTCATTGAAGTTTTTGCATGTTACATCCAGCGAGTTCAGGTTGACCGTTACAACCGGGTAAGCTAAAATAACGGTACCAATGGTATCACAGCCGGTAGACAGATCTATCACCCTCACCTGGTAAGTGCCGGGTCCAAGACCGGTGATCGTATCATTAATACTTCCTGTGGGTGTCCATAAAAAGCTGAATGGACCGGTGCCGCCTGTAACACTTACATATGCTTCACCATTAAGATTATAACAGGTGGGATCCTTGTCGCTTGTTGAAATGTAAAATGGCGGAGGTTCTGTAATAGTTATCGATCGTGTGATTGTACAACCATTGGCATCGGTTACTGTTAATGTATAAGTGCCGGGGCCGAGACCACCAATACTGTCTGTCGCTCCCCCGTTCGGAGCCCATGTATAAGTGTAGACTGGTACGCCGCCTCCGGTCGTGG of Bacteroidota bacterium contains these proteins:
- a CDS encoding SpoIIE family protein phosphatase, translated to MQNIGLYFIYNWYNNSFTNHVIQLEAGDSLYMFSDGYADQFGGEKGKKFMVKNLQKSILSTVHLYMAEQQYELLNIFKNWQGTNEQLDDVCLIGIRM
- a CDS encoding gliding motility-associated C-terminal domain-containing protein, with product MCPLTLGTGFTPVSCSGGTDGTAFVNVSGGSGNYSFIWSIGGQTGITATTMSATTYTVTVTDNTGGCTATATVTLTQPAPLTVTTTKTDAGCTGVSNGTATANPSGGNGTYTYSWTNGQTGKTATGLAPGAYIVRATDIKGCTRTALVNIGTLAPNTISFTNTDILCNGGTTGSAVATLSGGTGPFTYNWSSGSTAPAANNLSQGSYTVTISDAIGCAVTNSVTITQPTAITVTATPVNLTCNNSGNGRATASASGGVAGYNYSWTGAQAGITATSLAAGSYTVTVTDANNCTATTNVSVTQPAPVITSSTSINVSCFGYNDGKAWVTPNGSKAPYVYVWNPSLGINDTIFGLTAGGYTVTVTDFSGCTQSTVITISEPTQLSGTVTGTNSSCNGATDGTATIVPSSGTPPYTYFWNTTPPQNTATANNLGPGTFTIRLTDANGCEFYANVTISDAAPLFINNPSITQETCLRGNGAATITILGGTAPYTYSWNPTAQTINTASGLSAGTYSVTVTDSKGCSTTKTAVVTNQFSPPTAFANTINNVSCFGANNGRAAVTASAGTPPYVYSWSPSGGAGATATNLSPGTYTIRVTDANGCTATSSTVITEPASMTITTASTNATCGLTNGTASATPSGGTLPYTINWSNSATGITASNLAAGTYTVTVRDAGGCSRTNSVTISLANPLNIILSSTNIACNGTSNGTATVSASGGSGSFNYAWAPAGGTGSTATGLAPGTYTVTVSDAGNAACSGTSTAVITQPAVLTAPITIVDISCSGNNNGQASVSPTGGAGTYTYIWSNGSTTSAITGLAAGGYTVTVTDNNGCSKTANGTVIQNTLVTASITGTDVKCSGQNSGQAVVTAGGGSGSYSYSWTPTGGTSSTATALAANTYTVTVTDGNGCTKTATITITQPTVFTISTNKTDASCGSNNGTANVNSSGGVTPYTYAWSNGITSATAANLAPDTYTVVVNDANSCARTATVTISISNSLAASAVKTDINCNGTANGTSTISPTGGSGTYNYNWSPGGYTTSSVTGLTPAAYTITVTDEGNAACSTTVTVSITEPAVLNSNISGVNITCNGSNNGQASANPTGGTTPYTYNWSTGSTSGTITGLGPNTYTITVTDANSCSSTATVAITQGAALSVTVNTHIDVACFGTATGTASINASGGTGTLTYLWSPSGGTGATATGLVANTYTLSINDANNCASTTAITITEAPDLLLTQTTTTATCGISDGTATISPTGGTTPYTYSWSSGGTNALEIGLAPGNYTVTVTDANNCSKTRTVTIVVGNPISLITTQSNITCNGLSNGTASVSATGGTGSYIYSWVPGGSTSATIGGVIAGSYTISVIDAINNACSASTIITITQPNPLTVPVTRTNIICFGQTNGTTTATPNGGTPSYTYNWTPVAGTGSGLNNLSVGTYTVTVSDANGCTATSSATVTEPPVLTLQLDSVNVSCIGAYDGGIGSTTGGGVPVYTYTWAPNGGATDSIGGLGPGTYTLTVTDANGCTITRSITITEPPPFYISTSDKDPTCYNLNGEAYVSVTGGTGPFSFLWTPTGSINDTITGLGPGTYQVRVIDLSTGCDTIGTVILAYPVVTVNLNSLDVTCKNFNDAKAWAIASGATAPYTYSWSYAGSVNDTITGLSPGTYSVTVSDNGSCITTGSVSVTEPVILSLTKTSSDVTCFAGNNGTAGITAAGGTTPYTYSWSSGQTSASITGRTAGTYTVTLTDNNNCTLTETINITQPPQLVAAADSVNITCFGNNDGKVLVNASGGTGSYSFVWSMVGSPTGNTVTGLSAGPYTVTITDGSGCTTTSVTIVDEPAALSLTMSKAEPNCGQTNGKASVNVSGGNSGYTYQWSPVAGSNDTIINISKGSYTVTVTDTKGCSSTSSIQLTEPDAISASLNSTNVTCNGANDGTANVTASGGSGNYDYSWSPGGATTATIINLSTGKYKVTIKDIANSACALVDSVVISEPATLNSPVNSTNVTCFGKGDGTATATVTGGAGVYTYTWSDASTTATISNLIPNIYAVTVTDNNGCNTTGSVTITQPTILSAAASGVNITCNGYNNGKAFVTATGGTAPYNYTWNPGTILGDTLNNLAPGSFTVTVSDINSCTATASVTITEPSGMTLMMNRTNTACGSNIGSASVTANGGTTPYTYLWSNGNTSTNINSLYKGLYIVTVTDNTGCTKSDSARVTEPNGIAISFATTNITCNGSNDGKITVTATGGSGSYIYSWVPSGNTATTLSGLSAGNYVIQVTDATNLICNSIGAVTITQPPLLSGTMSQTPVTCFGDSTGTASVTASGGNAPYTYSWAVTGSTTATITGLKQGIYTVNITDNKGCIAARTIAVTQPTPVTINTSIKQATCGNSDGEAYVQAGGGTVPYVYSWTPVFTANDTLTGLLPGKYFVYASDANSCTKQDSVTITLTNGINTNLTAVSATCFGDKDGSASVTANGGSGTFTFQWGPINNSNQNIFNLAPGMYTVTVTDININGCIKIDSILVPEPPIVDVTLSVTKSACSGNNNYVATANPSGGTPGYNFTWSFGGTNQIETGLIPGTYIVAVSDSKGCDTAKIFTINSSSTPFILPPLRVNPKCNLPNGSISVTIFGGMPPYTYSWSPSISTGPTATNLSSGIYTLTVTDAYNCTDARTISLINTALPPNVIANAVPAVCFGTSTGGANATANAGSVPYTYSWSPTGGGGTATTPIPAGIYTIVVTDAQACTATATATVTEPPDIAITITKSNVSCFGGSDGVVAALVGGGTPGYSYSWSSGGTALVENNLSAGQYNFTVTDSQSCTKTNTVAITEPPVLTATGSVVNNVFCNGGSNGNIKASVTGGTPFYTYSWTPAGGADSISGLLPQGSYTVNITDSKGCTTTTSAVITQPVPYSAFTVKKNVSCFGGNDGQAKVVVSGSSAPYLYSWAPMSNFTDSVSNLKAGTYTIYVIDSLGCPFTYIDSVSQPPKIVITTTIANSSCTGSNNGTATATAAGGTPPYNFLWPFTGSTATSITNLAPGSYGVYVTDANNCIDSSFALITEPTPLSLSISGTDLICYNDSTGTASVVANGATPSYTYSWMPGSYTGSAIGGIHAGIYTVTVNDNNGCIKVDSVIITQPVPITGNATKVDVLCYGQKTGSATLNASGGTPGYSYSWNTGNVTPTITPIFSGSYKYTITDSKGCKLADSVIISQPGPVLLTVAGSPVKCFNSCEGQAVVTPANGVLPYSFAWSNGGNTASISNLCAGGYTIIVTDANGCPASTNITITQPTPLILTPGSSTAHCNINDGTATVSASGASPPYNYLWNPTGSTSTTVSGLAAGDYTVIVTDINGCVDSTLVNVGNSNGPDVLIGSFTNTNCLGICSGTASSQVSGGTGPYTYSWNTVPPQLTVNAQNMCAGDYYVAVTDIYGCIDTANVSIKAPTINLIVSASDTDVCIGQTVNLNVTASGGTPAYQFTWDNGAFIGQNYSVNPTITTTYTVVVKDATGCPSLPVTVKVNVKQPLVIAANAPPPAACPGTSFIVSVTGSGGNGNYSYTWQPGNFVGNSITVTPGVTTTYTITGNDDCGTPSDTAMVTVNVYPDPIVNFIASDTAGCLNVCTDFTDQSTVAAGSTIVSWLWDFGDGTTSTQQNPTHCYNMIGLYNVSLTVTTDKGCTQILNKPNYISILGLPVAGFTMDHNSVSVLSPLVNFTDQSTGTLSWEWDFGDGSTVDSLNYVQNPRHTYKDTGTFCIWQIVTNYDACKDSIKHCLRVYPEYSFYIPNAFSPNGDGINDGFNGKGTYIREYRMMVFDRWGNLIFVTESLNLDWDGRANHGQEVAQQDVYVWKVDLIDVFYREHKYVGHVTLVK